In Afipia sp. GAS231, a single window of DNA contains:
- a CDS encoding type II secretion system F family protein has protein sequence MPNFRYRALTQNGELVHGTLSAPTAAEVAVRIEYLRLLPIETVEEKRAAAGPGGWGPFNQPGRAEVTTFTRDLALLLKAGARLDDALELLASDADVGRLRPVVAKLRAALLSGESFADAVAATPALFSPMYVALVRVGEVSGTLDQVLEMLGAERARSEQMRRKLTDAMQYPAFVLIAAIGVMLFFILFVLPQFSAVLQDFGGKSDSALSVFIRLSDFMRANSTALLLAGAVLIGSIWWLLRRPGMRTAAIGTLARMPGLADIFQFHRTGLFCRNLGVLLGSGVSLTATLRILVDIMAVTGNVESWTAAADRVRHGGKLSEALSASSSLPPMALRMLRLGEETGQLPVLAGRVAEFYEAKLQRSLDRIVGIVGPLAIITISAMVGGLIVSVMTALLSVTQLVG, from the coding sequence GTGCCGAATTTTCGCTACCGGGCGCTAACGCAGAACGGCGAACTTGTGCATGGCACGCTCTCGGCGCCGACCGCGGCCGAGGTCGCGGTCCGCATTGAATATCTGCGCCTGCTGCCGATCGAAACTGTCGAGGAAAAGCGGGCCGCAGCTGGTCCCGGCGGCTGGGGTCCGTTCAACCAGCCGGGACGCGCGGAGGTGACAACGTTCACCCGCGACCTCGCGCTGCTGCTGAAGGCTGGCGCGCGGCTTGACGACGCGCTTGAACTGCTGGCGAGCGATGCCGACGTCGGCCGGTTGCGCCCGGTGGTCGCCAAATTGCGCGCAGCCCTCCTGAGCGGCGAGAGCTTTGCCGATGCCGTGGCCGCGACTCCGGCGTTGTTTTCGCCGATGTATGTGGCGCTGGTGCGAGTGGGGGAGGTTTCCGGCACGCTCGATCAGGTGCTGGAGATGCTCGGCGCCGAACGGGCGCGCTCTGAACAGATGCGCCGCAAGCTCACCGACGCGATGCAATATCCGGCCTTCGTGCTGATTGCGGCGATCGGCGTAATGCTGTTCTTCATTCTGTTCGTGTTGCCGCAGTTTTCCGCCGTGTTGCAGGATTTCGGCGGCAAGTCGGATTCGGCGCTCAGCGTTTTCATCCGGCTCTCTGATTTCATGCGCGCCAACAGCACTGCGCTGTTGCTTGCGGGCGCAGTCCTAATCGGTTCAATCTGGTGGTTGCTGCGGCGTCCGGGCATGCGAACGGCCGCGATCGGAACGCTGGCGCGCATGCCTGGCCTTGCTGATATCTTTCAATTCCACCGGACCGGTCTGTTCTGCCGCAATCTCGGCGTCCTGCTCGGCAGTGGCGTCAGCTTAACGGCGACCCTTCGGATCTTGGTCGACATCATGGCGGTCACCGGAAACGTGGAAAGCTGGACGGCGGCGGCCGATCGCGTGCGGCATGGCGGCAAGTTGTCCGAGGCGCTCTCGGCCTCGAGCAGCCTGCCGCCGATGGCATTGCGGATGCTGCGGCTCGGCGAGGAAACCGGGCAGCTCCCGGTGCTCGCGGGCCGGGTCGCCGAGTTCTACGAAGCTAAATTGCAGCGCAGCCTCGACCGCATCGTCGGCATTGTCGGACCGCTCGCCATCATTACCATCAGTGCGATGGTCGGCGGCCTGATCGTCTCCGTCATGACGGCGCTGCTGTCGGTCACGCAGCTCGTTGGATGA
- a CDS encoding type II secretion system protein J: MTIPRTGERSGEQGFTLIETLVALALTGLVLSALATITAQWLPNWNRGVDRIQHNELIGIAMQRISADVAAAEYVPPNREQRKPLFEGSALSVTFVRTALGPNVGVGLDIVQIGETIDQGRLVTVRSRAPFGPLASGASLSEQMHVSDPVVLLRPPLRLSFGYAGPDRVFRDSWHDQDKLPAAIMLTVRDAASERVLSVSSVTPVHVDMPAGGGKSDDTSKDDAKDGPKDEGKDAGNAPKRGGS; this comes from the coding sequence ATGACGATCCCGCGCACTGGTGAACGGAGCGGCGAACAAGGTTTTACGCTGATTGAAACGCTTGTGGCGCTGGCGCTGACTGGCCTCGTGCTTTCGGCGCTGGCCACCATCACCGCACAGTGGCTTCCGAACTGGAATCGCGGGGTCGACCGTATCCAGCACAACGAACTCATCGGCATTGCGATGCAGAGAATCTCCGCCGATGTGGCTGCCGCGGAATATGTGCCGCCCAATCGCGAGCAGCGCAAGCCGCTGTTCGAGGGCTCGGCGCTGTCGGTCACATTCGTGCGCACGGCGCTCGGGCCCAATGTCGGTGTGGGTCTCGATATCGTACAGATCGGCGAGACTATCGATCAAGGCCGTCTCGTAACGGTGCGCTCGCGCGCACCATTCGGTCCGCTGGCCTCCGGTGCCTCGCTGTCGGAGCAGATGCACGTGTCCGACCCCGTGGTGCTGCTGCGGCCGCCGCTTCGTCTGTCGTTTGGCTATGCCGGTCCAGATCGGGTCTTTCGCGACAGCTGGCACGATCAAGACAAGCTGCCGGCCGCGATCATGCTCACGGTGCGGGATGCAGCGAGCGAGCGGGTATTGTCGGTCTCTTCGGTGACGCCAGTCCACGTCGATATGCCGGCCGGCGGCGGGAAATCCGATGATACGTCCAAGGACGATGCGAAGGACGGCCCAAAGGACGAAGGCAAGGACGCCGGCAACGCGCCGAAACGGGGCGGCTCTTGA
- a CDS encoding GSU2403 family nucleotidyltransferase fold protein: protein MAPAQRLDISYQTLYSELVQRSLDESFTSEFSSNGRFVAVEVKGKKYWYFDTPKPEGGAQDRRYVGPVDDPEISKRVEAFKDLKADLKGRRRLVSTLTREAYLPRPLPMTGQVVERLAKAGFFRLRGVLVGTVAYQCYPAVLGTRLDAVAMQTGDADFAQFHEISVAIKDSMPPILQVLRQVDPTFREVPSQVDGRVSTQFVSRDKFQAEFLTPNQWSDDQAGKPVPMPALGGAAAFPLRFLDYLIYEPIRAVLLHGAGVLVFIPSPERYAIHKLIVGSRRKEDRDATAKSSKDRLQARSMIEAMIANRQHADLASAFTEAWDRGDHWKAAIRTSIATYDDDFQNSFRTELAKGVTELGSNPAAYDLADKPTDASTIRPE, encoded by the coding sequence ATGGCTCCCGCCCAACGTCTCGATATCAGCTACCAGACGCTCTATTCCGAACTGGTCCAGCGCAGTCTCGACGAGAGCTTCACCTCCGAGTTCTCTTCGAACGGCAGATTCGTGGCCGTTGAGGTCAAGGGCAAGAAATACTGGTACTTCGACACGCCCAAGCCCGAGGGCGGCGCCCAGGATCGCCGCTACGTCGGTCCCGTTGACGATCCTGAAATCTCCAAGAGGGTCGAGGCGTTCAAGGATCTGAAAGCCGACCTGAAAGGACGCCGCCGTCTCGTTTCCACGCTGACGCGCGAGGCCTATCTGCCGCGCCCCCTGCCGATGACTGGCCAAGTGGTGGAACGACTGGCGAAGGCCGGCTTCTTCCGTTTGCGGGGAGTGCTCGTCGGTACTGTTGCCTACCAATGTTACCCCGCCGTGCTCGGTACACGCCTTGATGCGGTCGCCATGCAGACCGGCGACGCCGACTTTGCGCAATTCCACGAAATCTCGGTGGCTATCAAGGATTCCATGCCACCCATCCTGCAGGTGCTTCGACAGGTCGACCCGACCTTTCGTGAGGTTCCGAGCCAGGTCGACGGCAGGGTCTCCACCCAGTTCGTCTCGAGAGACAAATTCCAGGCGGAATTCCTGACGCCCAACCAGTGGTCCGACGACCAGGCAGGGAAGCCAGTCCCGATGCCAGCGCTGGGCGGAGCGGCGGCATTCCCGCTCCGCTTCCTCGACTACCTGATCTACGAGCCCATTCGTGCGGTGCTGCTGCATGGCGCCGGCGTGCTAGTCTTCATCCCATCACCGGAGCGATACGCCATCCACAAACTCATTGTCGGATCCCGCCGGAAGGAGGATCGCGACGCGACCGCAAAGAGTTCGAAGGACCGGCTTCAGGCCAGATCAATGATCGAAGCGATGATCGCCAACCGGCAGCACGCTGATCTTGCGTCTGCCTTTACGGAAGCCTGGGACCGCGGCGATCATTGGAAAGCAGCGATCCGCACAAGCATCGCGACCTATGACGACGATTTCCAGAATTCGTTCCGAACCGAGCTTGCCAAGGGCGTAACCGAACTCGGCTCCAACCCAGCCGCTTACGATCTTGCGGATAAGCCAACAGATGCCTCTACGATTCGCCCAGAATGA
- a CDS encoding prepilin-type N-terminal cleavage/methylation domain-containing protein, which yields MPARRSPTDRPDAGFTILEVLIALAVVAVVIVAIGSVMSTNARGVQALENHVALAQTAQMVMATALPPRKELAPGVLSGEVRGFRWQVDIGPLDGDAAGNDSNVAWVPELVKIRVRSPSGAAVELQTIRLMRRPQR from the coding sequence TTGCCCGCCCGACGCTCGCCAACTGATCGGCCCGATGCCGGCTTCACGATCCTTGAGGTACTGATCGCACTCGCGGTCGTCGCGGTCGTGATCGTCGCGATCGGATCGGTCATGTCGACCAATGCCCGCGGCGTGCAGGCGCTGGAGAACCATGTGGCACTGGCGCAAACCGCGCAGATGGTGATGGCGACCGCACTACCGCCGCGCAAGGAACTTGCGCCTGGCGTGCTTTCCGGCGAGGTCCGAGGCTTTCGCTGGCAGGTCGATATCGGTCCGCTGGATGGTGATGCGGCGGGCAACGACAGCAATGTCGCCTGGGTTCCCGAACTGGTCAAGATCCGTGTCCGTTCGCCCTCGGGTGCGGCTGTCGAACTCCAAACCATCCGATTGATGCGCAGGCCGCAGCGATGA
- a CDS encoding general secretion pathway protein GspK encodes MLWILAALAALATIFSLYLSTSARALAVNDSALQAEALTAASVELTAYQLQRAGEDARPPQGSFQIRLNGADLAVSFVSEAARVDLNAAPKEMLAGLLSVLGASEDDARQDADRIIAWRTRPPQDAAGNEDALYRAGGRSYSPRQAPFAHVNELALVLGLPSALVERALPFVTVFSGVSGVDVRIAALEVIAALPGMTPLTLKQFLNDRTSLPNDGAAIAAALGGAAGSATAQKSRAYRILIRIRLPNGRGAASEVVISLRGGEDPYRVLSWKTM; translated from the coding sequence GTGCTGTGGATTCTCGCGGCTCTAGCCGCGCTGGCGACGATCTTTTCGCTCTATTTGTCAACTTCAGCCCGTGCGCTCGCTGTCAACGATAGCGCCTTGCAGGCGGAAGCGTTGACCGCGGCCTCTGTCGAACTTACGGCTTACCAACTGCAGCGTGCGGGAGAGGATGCCCGTCCGCCGCAAGGCTCGTTTCAAATACGCCTGAACGGCGCTGATCTTGCCGTCTCCTTTGTTTCGGAGGCGGCGCGGGTCGATCTCAACGCGGCGCCGAAGGAAATGCTGGCCGGTCTGCTATCCGTGCTAGGCGCGAGCGAAGATGATGCGCGACAGGACGCCGATCGCATTATTGCCTGGCGGACCCGACCACCGCAGGACGCCGCCGGGAATGAAGACGCACTGTATCGCGCTGGAGGCCGGTCCTATTCGCCTCGCCAGGCGCCGTTCGCCCATGTCAACGAACTTGCACTCGTGCTCGGCCTTCCGTCGGCGCTGGTCGAGCGCGCGTTACCGTTCGTCACTGTGTTTAGCGGCGTTTCAGGCGTCGACGTTCGGATCGCCGCGCTGGAGGTGATTGCGGCGTTGCCCGGCATGACACCGCTCACCCTGAAACAATTTCTGAACGATCGAACCTCGCTGCCGAACGACGGCGCCGCGATTGCGGCCGCGCTGGGCGGTGCTGCGGGGAGTGCGACCGCGCAAAAGAGCCGAGCCTATCGGATACTGATCCGAATTCGTCTTCCAAACGGCCGCGGGGCGGCTTCGGAAGTGGTGATAAGCCTTCGCGGCGGGGAAGACCCCTATCGGGTGTTGTCATGGAAGACGATGTGA
- a CDS encoding GspE/PulE family protein produces the protein MPGHQSLQFVEHLRQARHLRLKDGQEPADPSAADQPQGGMPTNLQPISHAKLWELTDLSASEFADEAARFCDLERVMLQELLSATPMIGSFSHRFLRETLVYPHQSADGIVVLAIADPTDLSARRAAEIVLGADIRIKIASPDDLAVVLNQRLAGDGAEQRDDADGFRQLRDDDIESLRDLASGAPVVRAVNDLLEKAVELRASDIHIEPFLTGLVVRMRIDGMLRPVAAPAGVLPQAVISRIKIVASLNIAERRLPQDGAARLRVGRADIDIRVATMPTQHGESAVIRILPKDRGLLVVDKLGFGPSDDVKLRRLLTLPHGMIVITGPTGSGKTTTLATILSILNEPIRKILTIEDPVEYEIPGINQSQIKPAIGLTFATALRSFVRQDPDVIMVGEVRDSETAHVAVHAALTGHLVLTTLHTETAAAAVPRLLDLGVEGYLLRSTLRAVIAQRLVRQLCERCKSSKLLTEADITGDPRLAVLGFQVGDSVHLPCGCERCGGAGYRGRLGVFEVLELDNELRELIGEKTDGLKIDQAAIRGGMTTMLDDGIAKCRAGLTSPAEIFRVTTVR, from the coding sequence ATGCCCGGTCATCAGTCATTGCAGTTCGTCGAGCATCTTCGTCAGGCGCGGCACCTGAGGTTGAAGGACGGGCAGGAGCCGGCAGACCCAAGCGCCGCCGATCAGCCGCAAGGCGGCATGCCGACCAATCTACAGCCGATCTCCCACGCCAAGCTTTGGGAGCTTACCGATCTGTCGGCCAGCGAATTCGCCGATGAGGCGGCTCGCTTCTGTGATCTCGAGCGCGTGATGCTGCAGGAGCTGCTATCGGCCACGCCTATGATCGGATCATTCTCGCATCGTTTTCTCCGGGAAACCCTCGTATACCCTCATCAATCTGCCGACGGTATCGTCGTGCTGGCAATCGCGGACCCAACCGATCTGTCGGCGAGGCGTGCAGCCGAAATTGTGCTCGGGGCCGATATCCGCATCAAAATCGCGTCGCCGGACGATCTGGCAGTCGTGCTGAATCAGCGCCTGGCCGGTGATGGCGCCGAGCAACGCGACGACGCGGACGGATTTCGGCAGCTGCGCGACGACGACATTGAAAGTCTGCGCGATCTTGCCAGCGGCGCGCCGGTGGTGCGCGCGGTCAACGATTTGCTGGAAAAAGCTGTAGAACTGCGTGCAAGCGACATCCACATCGAGCCGTTTCTCACTGGTCTGGTTGTCCGCATGCGGATCGACGGGATGCTGCGACCGGTGGCGGCGCCGGCTGGGGTCCTGCCGCAAGCCGTCATCTCCCGTATCAAGATTGTCGCTAGCCTCAACATTGCGGAACGTCGTCTGCCGCAGGATGGCGCCGCGCGGCTGCGCGTCGGCCGCGCCGACATCGATATTCGCGTTGCCACCATGCCGACCCAACACGGCGAATCCGCGGTGATCCGCATCTTGCCCAAGGATCGTGGGCTGTTGGTGGTCGACAAGCTCGGCTTCGGGCCGTCCGACGACGTCAAGCTAAGGCGACTGCTGACTCTGCCGCATGGCATGATCGTCATCACGGGGCCGACCGGCAGCGGCAAGACCACCACGCTCGCCACGATCCTGTCGATTCTGAACGAGCCGATCCGGAAGATTCTGACGATCGAAGATCCGGTCGAATATGAAATTCCCGGTATCAATCAGTCACAGATAAAGCCGGCGATCGGATTGACGTTCGCGACCGCGCTTCGCTCGTTCGTGCGCCAGGACCCCGACGTCATCATGGTCGGTGAGGTCCGTGATTCCGAGACCGCGCATGTCGCGGTTCACGCCGCGCTAACCGGACATCTTGTGCTCACAACGCTGCACACCGAGACCGCTGCAGCGGCGGTGCCGCGTCTGCTCGATCTCGGCGTTGAAGGTTATTTGTTGCGCTCGACGCTGCGTGCGGTCATCGCGCAACGCCTGGTGCGTCAACTCTGCGAACGCTGCAAGTCGTCCAAGTTGCTGACGGAAGCCGATATCACTGGGGATCCACGGCTTGCTGTGCTCGGCTTTCAGGTCGGCGACAGCGTTCACCTGCCGTGCGGCTGCGAACGCTGTGGCGGCGCCGGCTACCGGGGGCGGCTCGGCGTCTTCGAGGTGCTCGAGCTCGACAACGAACTACGCGAATTGATCGGGGAGAAAACCGATGGGCTGAAGATCGATCAGGCCGCCATCCGTGGCGGCATGACGACGATGCTTGATGACGGTATCGCCAAGTGCCGCGCCGGGTTGACTTCGCCTGCGGAAATCTTCCGCGTCACTACGGTGAGGTAA
- the gspG gene encoding type II secretion system major pseudopilin GspG, with protein MTKKLSATTAGRRAQEDNARQREQGFTLVEMLVVITIIGLIMGLIGPRVLNYLSESKVKAAKIQMQSFASALDLFNLDVGRFPSAAEGLTALVRQIPGSSAWNGPYLKGAAVPNDPWNHPYIYRAPGERGAYDIMSYGSDGQEGGSGAAADISLNTITSARND; from the coding sequence ATGACAAAAAAACTCTCCGCCACGACTGCCGGTCGCCGCGCCCAGGAGGATAACGCGCGCCAGAGGGAGCAGGGCTTCACTCTAGTCGAAATGCTGGTGGTCATCACCATCATCGGACTGATCATGGGCTTAATCGGTCCGCGCGTGCTGAACTACCTGAGCGAGTCGAAAGTCAAGGCAGCCAAGATCCAGATGCAGAGTTTCGCCAGCGCGCTCGATCTGTTCAATCTCGATGTCGGCCGTTTCCCCTCGGCCGCTGAGGGCCTGACAGCACTGGTGCGCCAGATCCCTGGGTCCAGCGCCTGGAACGGGCCTTACCTGAAAGGCGCCGCCGTTCCCAACGATCCATGGAACCATCCCTACATCTATCGTGCGCCGGGTGAACGCGGGGCCTATGACATCATGTCGTATGGTTCCGACGGACAAGAGGGTGGCAGCGGTGCCGCCGCCGACATCTCGCTGAACACTATCACGAGCGCTAGGAATGACTAG
- the gspD gene encoding type II secretion system secretin GspD produces the protein MARVGNQGRSGSVAHNICLIAFAFCAANVLISCNSATVGTTAPADIDVLDKVRSLDILPRQTQTVSSAQPNVGERTRTAMFEGTVISDVPETRVQPAANGDGNGYDLNFENTPVATVAKVVLGDILNIGYAIDPRVQGTVSLVSVRPVAKSDIVFVLENALRLSGVVLVRDSAGYRLTPLGDAVGTGRVDSAAASPEPGYGVSVVPLQYVSAPTVLKLMDSFATKPGSVRADATRNLLLIQGTGAERRTAVDTAMSFDVDWMRGQSVGIFPVSNSAPELIIAELEKIMDSGESGLSQSVIKFQPVSRLNAILVVSRKPALLQTAATWIRRLDHADTARNSVHVYRVKYGEARQIARVLTDMFIGGGSAPLDNADSQLAPGSGSSASSSADRLSLNSNSSSPTGSFASRIQSGTSNGGAPSGFGQPQPVTASPSGGGALDGRSTGGNGQPLLQNVRITPDTVNNTLLIYADQGNYKIIEATLQRVDQPQLQVAIDATIAEVTLNNELSYGVQSFLTSRNLGLRPDTGSILNTQSTSAPGATGAASAAGAVTNAFINRAFPGLNFLIGSEAQPSAILDALHSVTSVKVLSNPSLVVINNQVATLQVGDVVPVSTGSATVLTTSNTVVNTIDYRNTGIILRVSPRINVNGNVRLEVEQEISNVSPATAASLTPTVSERRVKSSVSVATGQTVLLAGLISEQQNGQRNGIPLLDQIPGLGDGFSHQDKKGTRTELIIFIRPQIIRDGVDAHQVAEELRSKLRGSVGASTDDLRVPTVR, from the coding sequence ATGGCGCGCGTTGGCAATCAAGGCCGATCCGGCTCGGTTGCGCACAACATTTGCCTCATCGCGTTTGCGTTTTGCGCCGCCAACGTTTTGATATCGTGCAATTCTGCGACGGTCGGGACCACCGCGCCGGCTGACATCGATGTGCTCGACAAGGTACGTTCGCTGGATATTCTGCCCCGGCAGACCCAGACCGTAAGCTCCGCACAGCCGAACGTCGGCGAGCGAACTCGCACCGCGATGTTTGAGGGGACTGTCATATCGGACGTTCCGGAAACGCGGGTGCAACCGGCGGCCAACGGCGACGGCAACGGCTACGACCTGAATTTTGAGAACACACCTGTCGCAACCGTTGCCAAGGTCGTGCTCGGTGACATTCTGAACATCGGCTACGCCATCGATCCGCGGGTGCAGGGTACAGTTAGCCTGGTCTCGGTACGGCCAGTGGCGAAGTCCGACATCGTGTTTGTGCTCGAAAACGCGCTGCGGCTAAGCGGCGTGGTGCTGGTCCGCGACAGCGCCGGTTATCGCCTGACGCCGCTTGGCGACGCGGTCGGCACGGGCCGGGTCGATTCTGCCGCAGCCAGTCCCGAGCCCGGCTATGGCGTGTCGGTAGTGCCGTTGCAATATGTGTCGGCGCCGACCGTCCTGAAGTTAATGGACTCGTTTGCCACCAAACCAGGTAGCGTTCGCGCCGACGCGACGCGCAATCTGCTGCTGATCCAGGGCACCGGTGCCGAACGCCGCACCGCGGTTGACACTGCAATGAGCTTCGATGTCGACTGGATGCGGGGTCAGTCGGTCGGAATTTTTCCGGTGAGCAACAGCGCGCCGGAGCTGATCATCGCCGAATTAGAAAAGATCATGGATTCCGGCGAGAGCGGCCTCAGCCAGAGCGTGATCAAGTTCCAGCCGGTGAGCCGGCTCAACGCCATCCTGGTGGTTAGCCGCAAGCCGGCGCTGCTGCAAACCGCCGCGACCTGGATCAGGCGGCTCGATCACGCGGACACCGCGCGCAACAGCGTCCATGTTTACCGGGTAAAATACGGCGAGGCCCGTCAGATTGCGCGGGTTCTTACTGATATGTTCATTGGCGGCGGCTCGGCCCCGCTGGACAACGCCGACAGCCAGTTGGCGCCTGGGTCAGGCTCATCGGCGTCATCCAGTGCCGATCGGCTGTCGCTGAACTCCAACTCCTCCTCGCCAACAGGCAGCTTCGCCTCACGCATACAATCCGGAACAAGTAACGGCGGCGCTCCCTCGGGGTTTGGTCAGCCCCAGCCGGTGACCGCCAGCCCATCCGGCGGCGGCGCACTCGACGGCCGAAGCACTGGAGGTAACGGGCAGCCGCTCCTGCAGAACGTGCGGATCACACCAGATACCGTCAATAACACGCTGCTGATCTATGCCGATCAGGGAAATTACAAGATTATCGAAGCGACCCTGCAGCGTGTCGATCAGCCTCAGCTACAGGTGGCAATCGACGCAACAATTGCGGAGGTCACGCTTAACAATGAGCTGAGCTATGGCGTCCAGTCTTTTCTAACGAGCAGGAATCTCGGTTTGCGACCGGACACTGGCTCCATTCTCAACACCCAATCGACATCCGCGCCCGGCGCGACCGGCGCTGCCTCGGCCGCCGGAGCGGTCACCAACGCGTTTATCAACCGCGCCTTTCCCGGCCTCAATTTCCTGATCGGATCCGAGGCGCAACCGAGCGCAATTCTCGATGCGCTGCATTCCGTGACCAGCGTCAAGGTGCTGTCAAACCCCTCGCTGGTCGTGATCAACAATCAGGTGGCGACGCTCCAGGTCGGCGACGTAGTACCGGTATCGACCGGCAGCGCCACCGTGCTGACTACCAGCAATACCGTGGTCAATACCATTGACTATCGCAACACCGGAATCATCCTGCGCGTATCGCCGCGGATCAATGTCAACGGCAATGTCAGGCTTGAGGTGGAACAGGAAATTAGCAATGTTTCGCCGGCGACTGCCGCCAGTCTGACGCCGACGGTGTCAGAACGGCGGGTGAAAAGTTCGGTTTCGGTCGCCACCGGGCAGACTGTCTTGCTCGCCGGGTTGATTAGCGAGCAGCAAAATGGGCAGCGCAACGGCATTCCACTGCTCGATCAAATTCCGGGTCTGGGCGACGGTTTTTCGCATCAGGACAAGAAGGGAACCCGCACCGAATTGATTATCTTCATCCGTCCCCAGATCATCCGAGATGGCGTAGACGCCCATCAGGTCGCCGAAGAACTGCGGTCGAAATTGCGTGGCAGCGTGGGAGCAAGCACCGATGATCTGCGGGTTCCGACGGTGCGCTGA
- a CDS encoding tetratricopeptide repeat protein, which produces MARANAAYTSGDFVKAVNALAPLALRGNPKAQAILGFMYENGFGAPQAYDAAAKLYMQAAIRGNPFAQRMLGLMYDKGHGVPQDFVLAYKWLNLAAAHAPKRDRDYSLRLRNAVASKMSPDQIAEGQRLAMLWAPGWR; this is translated from the coding sequence ATGGCGCGCGCCAACGCGGCTTACACAAGCGGCGATTTTGTCAAAGCAGTCAACGCGTTGGCGCCGCTTGCGTTGCGGGGAAATCCCAAAGCGCAGGCTATTCTCGGCTTCATGTATGAAAACGGATTTGGCGCGCCACAGGCCTACGACGCCGCCGCGAAACTCTATATGCAGGCGGCAATCAGGGGCAATCCGTTCGCTCAGCGTATGCTCGGGCTGATGTATGACAAGGGTCATGGCGTACCGCAGGATTTCGTTCTGGCTTACAAGTGGCTGAACCTCGCCGCGGCACACGCCCCGAAACGCGATCGCGACTATTCGTTGCGCCTTCGCAACGCCGTGGCGTCGAAGATGTCGCCTGATCAAATTGCCGAAGGGCAACGGCTTGCGATGCTCTGGGCGCCTGGATGGCGATAA
- a CDS encoding prepilin-type N-terminal cleavage/methylation domain-containing protein, with protein sequence MTREHQRGFMLLEMVCVIALIAMLATVLLPILPHHTSRSRLQAYALETATLLKADRDAAIRRSADVSTLVDASSRAIHSGLTTQTVRIPDDVRFDALLPQTCRRRPVLSRISFFADGTSCGGTIALARLDTAYEIRVNWLTGRIEIVARPTLAN encoded by the coding sequence ATGACTAGGGAGCACCAACGCGGCTTCATGTTGCTGGAAATGGTGTGCGTCATCGCGCTGATCGCCATGCTTGCAACCGTGCTCCTGCCGATCTTGCCGCACCACACCTCGCGTTCGCGGCTGCAAGCCTATGCGCTGGAGACCGCGACATTGTTGAAGGCCGACCGCGATGCCGCGATCCGACGGAGTGCCGATGTTTCGACGCTGGTCGACGCGTCGTCGCGCGCAATCCACTCCGGTCTGACGACACAGACTGTCCGCATTCCGGACGACGTCCGCTTCGATGCGCTGCTGCCGCAAACCTGCCGGCGGCGCCCGGTACTGTCGCGCATCAGCTTTTTCGCTGACGGGACGTCGTGCGGCGGCACCATCGCGCTGGCGCGGCTCGATACGGCCTACGAAATTCGCGTCAACTGGCTGACCGGAAGGATCGAAATTGTTGCCCGCCCGACGCTCGCCAACTGA